CGGCTACTCCAACACCAAGGCGCTGGGCCGCCTCATCTACACGGACTATGTGTTCCCGTTCGAGCTGGCGGCCGTGGTGCTTCTGGTGGCGATCGTCGCGGCCATCGCGCTGACCCTTCGCCGCCGCAAGGCAACGCGCTACCAGGACCCGGCCGAGCAGCTCGCCGCCTCCAAGGCGACGCGGCTGAAGATCGTGAAGGACGCGCCGGCGCCGGGCGGGTCCGCCACCGGGGGAGGCGCGGCCCGATGATCCCGCTCAACCACTTCCTCGTCCTCGGGGCCCTGCTCTTCGCGATCGCGGTGGTGGGGATATTCCTCAACCGGAAGAACCTCATCGTGATCCTCATGGCCATCGAGCTGATGCTGCTCGCCGTGAACATGAACTTCGTCGCCTTCTCGCACTTCCTGGGCGACCCCGCGGGGCAGGTGTTCGTGTTCTTCATCCTCACGGTGGCCGCGGCGGAATCGGCCATCGGCCTGGCGATCCTGGTGACGCTCTTCCGGAACCTGCAGTCGATCGACGTCGACGACATGGATTCCCTCAAGGGATGAGGCGCCGATGGAACTGATGACGATCGCCCTCATCGCCGCCCTCTCCCCGCTCGCGGGTGCGCTGCTCGCGGGCCTCTTCGGCTGGAAGCTGGGGCGCGCGTTCGCGCACACGGTGACGATCGCTTCCGTGGCGATCTCGCTCGCGGCTTCCGCCGTGCTGCTGCGGGAGGTCGCGTCGGGGTATTCCTTCTCCGGCGTGCTCTACACCTGGCTTTCGGGCGCGGGGTGGTCGATGCACGTGGGCTTCCTCGTGGACCGCCTGACGGCAGTGATGATGGTGGTGGTCACGTTCGTGTCGCTCATGGTGCACGTCTACACCATCGGCTACATGGCCGACGATCCGGGCTACCAGCGTTTCTTCGCCTACATCTCGCTCTTCACCTTCTCGATGCTGATGCTGGTGATGGCGGACAACTTCCTGCAGCTCTTCTTCGGCTGGGAGGCGGTGGGCCTCGTCTCCTACCTGCTCATCGGCTTCTGGTTCAAGCGGCCGACCGCCGTCTACGCGAACCTGAAGGCCTTCCTCGTGAACCGCGTGGGCGACTTCGGGTTCCTGCTGGGCATCGGCTTCGTCTTCGCGTACTTCGGCACGCTCGACTATGCCGATGTGTTCGCCAGGGCGCCCTCGCTCGCCTATGTCGGGGTGGAGCTGGTGCCGGGCAGTTCCGTGGCGCTCGGCACGATCATCTGCATCGGGCTCTTCATCGGCGCCATGGGCAAGAGCGCCCAGTTCCCGCTGCACGTGTGGCTGCCCGATTCCATGGAGGGCCCCACGCCCATCTCCGCGCTCATCCACGCGGCGACGATGGTGACGGCCGGCATCTTCATGGTGGCGCGCATGTCGCCGCTTTTCGAGCTTTCGCAGGCGGCGCTCTCGTTCGTCATCGTGATCGGGGCCATCACCGCGTTCTTCATGGCGCTCATCGCCATCGTCCAGGTGGACATCAAGCGGGTCGTCGCCTATTCCACCCTCTCGCAGCTGGGCTACATGACCATGGCGCTGGGGGCGGCGGCCTACCCGGTGGCGATCTTCCACCTGATGACGCACGCCTTCTTCAAGGCGGTGCTGTTCCTGGGCGCCGGCTCGGTCATCATCGCGCTGCACCACGAGCAGGACATGCGCAGGATGGGCGGGCTGCGCAAGTACATGCCCATCACCTACCTCACGGTCCTCATCGGTGCGCTGGCGAACGCGGGCCTGCCCCCGTTCGCCGGGTTCTTCTCCAAGGATTCGATCATCGAGGCGCTGCAGCTTTCACAGACGCCCGGGGCCGGGTTCGCCTACGCGCTCGCGCTGGCCGGCGTGTTCGTCGGCGGCTTCTACTCCTTCCGGCTGGTGTTCTTCGCCTTCCACGGCAAGGAGCGCTTCGAGACGCACGGCGAAGCGCACGGGCATGGCGGCAAGCCCCATGAAACGCCGTGGGTGGTGACCGTGCCGCTGGTCCTGCTCGCGATTCCGTCGGTCCTCATCGGCTGGGTCGCGATCGGGCCGATGCTCTACGGAGGATGGTTCGGCCAGTCGATTGCGCCCACGGAGACGATGAGGGAGATGGCGAAGCACTTCCATGGCGCCGGCAGCATGGTCCTGCACGCCTTCGGCACGCCTGCGTCCTGGCTCGCGCTCGGCGGCGCGGCGCTCGCGGGCTACCTGTATCTGGTTCGCCCGGACCTGCCGGCCGTGATCAAGGCGAAATCCGGCTTCCTCGCCACCCTCCTCGAGCGCAAGTACTACTTCGACGAGTTCAACGACTGGTTCTTCGCCGGCGGCGCCCGCAAGCTCGGCCACGGGCTCTGGCTGTGGGGCGATCGCACGATCATCGACGGGATCATGGTGAACGGCACGGCCAAGGCCATCGGCTGGTTCGCCGGCGTCGCCCGGCGCACGCAGACCGGCTTCGTCTACCACTACGCGTTCACGATGATCATCGGCGTCTTCGGCTCCTCACGCTCACCCTCATGCACGCGGGGATCTAGAAGACATGCCGCAGGGCTTCCCGATCCTCTCCGTCGTCACCTGGCTGCCGATCCTCTTCGGCGCTGCGGTGCTTGCGCTGGGCTCCGACCGCAACCCGGCGGTGGCGCGCTGGACGGCGCTTGCGGGCTCGGTGCTCGGCTTCCTCGCCGGCCTGCCCCTGTGGACGGGCTTCAGCCCGGCCGCGGGCGGGGCGATGCAGTTCCAGGAGCTTGCGCCCTGGATCCCGTTCTTCAACGTGAACTACCACCTGGGGGTGGACGGCATCTCCATGCCGCTCATCCTCCTCAACAGCTTCATGACGGTGCTGGTGGTGATCGCGCACTGGGAGGTGATCACGGACCGGGTGGGCCAGTACCTCGCGGCCTTCCTCGTCATGTCCGGGCTCGTCAACGGCACCTTCGCCGCGCTCGACGCGATCCTCTTCTACGTGTTCTTCGAGGCGATGCTCATCCCGATGTTCCTCATCATCGGCGTGTGGGGCGGCCCGAACCGCGTGTACGCCGCGGTCAAGTTCTTCCTGTACACGCTGCTGGGCTCGCTCCTCATGCTGGCCGCGTTCATCTACCTCTACTCCAGACCAACGGCAGCTTCGAGATCCTGGATTTCCACAAGCTGCCGCTCGGGATCACGGCGCAGGTGCTCGTGTTCCTCGCCATGTTCATGTCCTTCGCGGTGAAGGTGCCGATGTGGCCGGTGCACACGTGGCTGCCGGACGCGCACGTGGAGGCGCCCACGGGCGGCTCGGTGATCCTCGCGGCCATCACCCTGAAGATCGGCGCGTACGGGTTCCTGCGCTTCAGCATGCCGATCGCGCCCGACGCCTCCCACGCGCTCGCCGGCTTCATGATCACGCTCTCCCTCATCGCGGTGGTCTATATCGGCCTGGTGGCGCTGGTGCAGGTGGACATGAAGAAGCTCATCGCCTATTCGTCCATCGCGCACATGGGGTTCGTGACGCTGGGCTTCTTCCTCTTCAATGCCGACGGCGTGCTGGGCGGCCTCATCCAGATGGTCTCGCACGGCTTCATCTCGGCGGCCATGTTCCTGTGCGTGGGCGTGCTCTACGACCGGATGCACTCGCGCCTGATTGCCGACTACGGCGGGGTGGCCAACACCATGCCCGTCTTCGCGGCGTTCTTCGTGCTCTTCGCCATGGCCAACTCGGGCCTTCCGGGCACCAGCGGCTTCGTGGGCGAGTTCCTCGTGATCATGGGTGCGGTGAAGGTGAACTTCTGGACCGCGCTGCTCGCCGGCACGACGCTCATCACCGGCGCCGCCTACACGCTGTGGATGGTGAAGCGCGTGCTCTACGGCGAGGTCGCCAACGAAAACGTGGCCGCGCTCAAGGACGTGGGCCGGCGCGAGCTCGTGTTCCTCGCGCTTCTGGCGGCCTGCGTGCTCGCGATGGGCGTCTACCCGAGGCCCTTCGCCGACGTCATGAACCCGACGATCCGGGACCTGCTCAACCACGTGGCGACCACCAAGCTATGAACACGGCCACCTTTTCCCTCGCCACCCTGGCCCCCGCGATTCCCGAGATCACGCTGCTCCTCTTCGTGTCCGCGCTCCTCGTGATCGACCTCTTCGTCCCGGAACGCGACAAGCACGTCACCTTCTGGCTGGCCATCGCCTCGCTCGTGGGTTGCGCGGCGCTGTCGTGGACGCTGGTCGGCAGCGCCTCCGTGGTCACCTTCCAGGGCATGTTCGTCGTCGATCCGATGTCGCAGGTGCTCAAGGTGGCCGCGCTCCTGGCGGTGGCCGTGACGCTCGTGTACGGCCGCGTTTACCTGGAGGTGCGCGAGCTCCTGCGCGGGGAGTTCCTGTCGCTCTCGCTCTTCGCCACGCTCGGCATGATGGTGATGATCTCCGCGCACCACTTCCTCACCCTCTACCTGGGGCTCGAGCTCCTGGCGCTCTCG
The sequence above is a segment of the Betaproteobacteria bacterium genome. Coding sequences within it:
- the nuoK gene encoding NADH-quinone oxidoreductase subunit NuoK, with the protein product MIPLNHFLVLGALLFAIAVVGIFLNRKNLIVILMAIELMLLAVNMNFVAFSHFLGDPAGQVFVFFILTVAAAESAIGLAILVTLFRNLQSIDVDDMDSLKG